A single window of Providencia alcalifaciens DNA harbors:
- the pgtP gene encoding phosphoglycerate transporter PgtP, with the protein MLSFLTPATAKKQIAPEKVPAAYKRYRVQALLSVFLGYLAYYIVRNNFTLSTPYLKENLDLSTTQIGLLTSCMLIAYGISKGVMSSLADKASPKAFMAFGLILCAIVNFGMGFSNAFWLFVGFVVLNGMFQGMGVGPSFITIANWFPRRERGRIGAFWNISHNVGGGIVAPIVGAAFAVLGTEHWQSASYMVPACIAILFAGVVLVLGKGSPKQEGLPALDQMMPEEKVILTSAQKEQSPENMSAFQIFCTYVLKNKNAWYISFVDVFVYMVRFGVISWLPIYLLTEKNFSKDQMSVAFLFFEWAAIPSTLLAGWLTDKLFKGRRMPLAIVCMILIFFCLIGYWQSQSLAVVTFFAAVVGCLIYVPQFLASVQTMEIVPSFAVGSAVGLRGFMSYILGATLGTSLFGFVVDRMGWHAGFYLLLGGIVCCIIFCVLSHLGALELERNRQSVIVKGQLANA; encoded by the coding sequence ATGCTGTCATTTTTAACGCCAGCCACGGCAAAAAAACAAATTGCACCAGAAAAAGTTCCTGCCGCCTATAAACGCTATCGTGTTCAAGCACTGCTCAGCGTTTTCTTAGGTTATTTGGCTTACTATATTGTTCGTAACAACTTCACGCTCTCTACCCCGTATTTGAAAGAAAACTTAGATTTAAGTACCACTCAAATTGGTCTATTAACCAGCTGCATGCTAATTGCTTACGGGATCAGCAAAGGCGTGATGAGTAGCCTTGCCGATAAAGCCAGCCCAAAAGCATTTATGGCATTTGGGCTGATCCTGTGCGCCATCGTCAACTTCGGAATGGGATTTAGTAATGCATTCTGGTTATTTGTTGGTTTTGTTGTGCTAAATGGTATGTTCCAAGGTATGGGCGTGGGCCCATCATTTATCACCATAGCAAACTGGTTCCCGCGTCGTGAACGTGGCCGTATCGGCGCATTCTGGAATATTTCTCATAACGTGGGTGGGGGTATTGTTGCTCCAATCGTTGGTGCCGCTTTCGCCGTATTAGGAACAGAGCACTGGCAAAGTGCGAGTTACATGGTTCCCGCCTGTATTGCGATTTTATTTGCAGGGGTTGTGTTGGTATTAGGTAAAGGTTCCCCAAAACAAGAAGGTTTACCTGCACTTGACCAAATGATGCCAGAAGAAAAAGTGATCCTAACTTCAGCGCAAAAAGAGCAATCACCAGAGAACATGAGCGCCTTCCAAATTTTCTGTACCTATGTACTGAAAAACAAAAATGCGTGGTATATCTCTTTTGTTGATGTCTTTGTGTATATGGTACGTTTCGGCGTGATCAGCTGGCTACCAATCTACCTGCTGACAGAGAAAAACTTCTCTAAAGATCAAATGAGCGTGGCATTTTTATTCTTCGAATGGGCAGCCATTCCATCCACTTTATTAGCAGGTTGGTTAACAGATAAACTGTTTAAAGGCCGTAGAATGCCGTTAGCTATTGTCTGTATGATACTGATTTTCTTCTGCCTTATCGGTTACTGGCAGAGCCAATCATTAGCTGTCGTCACCTTCTTTGCAGCAGTAGTTGGTTGCTTAATCTATGTGCCTCAGTTCTTAGCTTCAGTACAAACGATGGAAATCGTGCCTAGCTTCGCAGTTGGTTCAGCGGTCGGTTTACGTGGTTTTATGAGCTATATCCTTGGCGCAACTTTAGGTACTAGCTTATTTGGTTTCGTGGTTGACCGTATGGGTTGGCATGCAGGTTTCTATCTGCTCTTAGGGGGTATTGTTTGCTGCATTATCTTCTGTGTGCTGTCCCACTTAGGCGCATTGGAACTTGAGCGTAACCGTCAATCGGTAATCGTAAAAGGTCAGTTAGCTAACGCTTAA
- the bioD gene encoding dethiobiotin synthase → MTKTYFVTGTDTEIGKTMSSCALLQAANLQGLKTVGYKPVASGSEMTAQGLRNSDALQLQANSLVVVPYEQINPIIFEAPTSPHIVSEKTGQAIEFSVMTQGLRQLQKQAEWVLVEGAGGWYTPLSAEQTYADWVVEQQLPVILVVGVKLGCINHAVLTAQAVKASGLSLVGWVANEVEPAGTYQQEYLTALKRMIDAPCLGIIPHIESQSTDSVGQYLDLSFL, encoded by the coding sequence GTGACTAAAACCTATTTTGTAACCGGAACCGATACTGAAATCGGCAAAACGATGTCGAGTTGTGCATTGTTACAAGCGGCTAATCTGCAAGGGCTGAAAACCGTAGGGTATAAGCCAGTTGCTTCAGGTAGCGAAATGACGGCACAAGGTTTGCGTAATAGCGATGCACTACAACTGCAAGCGAATAGCCTTGTCGTGGTGCCTTATGAGCAAATTAACCCCATCATTTTTGAAGCGCCGACGTCACCGCACATTGTCAGTGAAAAAACTGGACAGGCCATTGAGTTTTCTGTGATGACTCAAGGCTTAAGGCAACTGCAGAAGCAGGCTGAATGGGTATTAGTGGAAGGTGCTGGCGGCTGGTATACCCCATTATCTGCCGAACAAACCTACGCAGATTGGGTAGTTGAACAGCAGTTGCCCGTGATTTTGGTGGTTGGTGTGAAGCTTGGATGTATTAACCATGCGGTATTAACCGCACAAGCCGTGAAAGCCTCAGGGTTATCGTTAGTTGGCTGGGTTGCGAATGAAGTGGAGCCTGCGGGCACTTATCAACAAGAGTATCTCACTGCATTGAAGCGGATGATCGATGCGCCATGCTTAGGGATCATCCCACATATCGAAAGCCAATCTACCGATTCTGTAGGGCAATATTTAGACCTTTCCTTCCTTTAA
- the bioF gene encoding 8-amino-7-oxononanoate synthase translates to MVWSSFIDSQLQKRKDASAWRERRCIEKSSGRELRFQGKSYLNFSSNDYLGLSQHPEIICAWQQGAQEYGVGSGGSGHITGFTKAHQDAEQKLADWLGYPRAILFISGFAANHALITALMTAEDRILADKLSHASLLEGAMHSQAQLRRFSHNSVESLEKLISKPHTSKTLVVTEGVFSMDGDSAPLDELQTLAHAHDAWLMVDDAHGLGIWGQQGRGSCDEYGIKPDILVATFGKAVGVSGAAVLCDERTADFLIQAARHLIYSTSMPPAQAVAISAAVDKIQQADEQRAQLQRNIRYFRCQLNLPDMQLVDSNTAIQPLIVGDNEKSLQLSQFLREKGIWVQAIRPPTVPPGSARLRMTLSAAHQQDDIDKLLEALNEFVFVS, encoded by the coding sequence ATGGTCTGGTCATCGTTTATCGATAGCCAATTGCAGAAGCGTAAAGACGCTTCTGCATGGCGTGAGCGCCGCTGTATCGAGAAAAGCTCTGGTCGGGAACTCCGTTTTCAAGGCAAAAGCTACCTTAATTTTTCTTCGAATGATTATTTAGGGCTTAGTCAACATCCCGAAATTATCTGCGCTTGGCAGCAAGGTGCGCAAGAGTACGGCGTTGGAAGTGGTGGTTCAGGACATATCACGGGATTTACCAAAGCCCATCAAGATGCGGAGCAGAAACTGGCAGATTGGTTAGGTTATCCTCGTGCCATTTTATTTATCTCTGGCTTTGCCGCTAACCATGCCTTGATCACCGCATTAATGACGGCGGAAGACCGTATTTTGGCTGACAAACTCAGCCATGCATCGCTGCTAGAAGGGGCTATGCATTCCCAAGCTCAGTTACGGCGCTTTAGCCACAATAGCGTTGAGTCCTTAGAAAAATTAATCAGCAAACCCCACACATCGAAAACGTTAGTGGTGACGGAAGGGGTGTTCAGCATGGATGGGGACAGTGCGCCACTTGATGAACTGCAAACACTGGCTCACGCCCACGATGCATGGTTGATGGTGGATGATGCTCATGGACTTGGGATCTGGGGTCAGCAAGGGCGTGGGAGCTGTGATGAATATGGTATTAAGCCCGATATTCTTGTGGCCACGTTTGGTAAAGCTGTTGGCGTTAGTGGGGCAGCGGTGTTGTGTGATGAACGCACCGCAGACTTTTTAATTCAAGCGGCTCGCCATCTTATTTACAGCACCTCAATGCCTCCGGCTCAAGCCGTCGCTATCTCGGCGGCGGTAGACAAAATTCAACAAGCGGACGAGCAGCGTGCTCAGTTACAGCGCAATATTCGCTATTTTAGGTGTCAGCTTAATTTACCGGATATGCAGCTGGTGGATTCAAATACGGCTATCCAACCGCTGATTGTCGGTGATAACGAAAAGAGTTTGCAGTTATCACAATTTTTACGCGAGAAAGGTATTTGGGTTCAAGCAATTAGACCGCCAACGGTTCCACCGGGTAGTGCCAGATTACGCATGACATTAAGTGCCGCTCATCAGCAAGACGATATTGACAAATTATTGGAGGCACTCAATGAGTTTGTCTTTGTGTCATGA
- the uvrB gene encoding excinuclease ABC subunit UvrB, translated as MSKDFKLYSDFQPGGDQPEAIRKLREGLEDGLAHQTLLGVTGSGKTFTIANVIAQENRPTMLMAHNKTLAAQLYSEMKAFFPENAVEYFVSYYDYYQPEAYVPSSDTFIEKDASVNEHIEQMRLSATKALLERRDVIVVASVSAIYGLGDPDSYLKMMLHLTDGMIIDQRSILRRLADLQYSRNDQAFTRGTFRVRGEVIDIFPAESDEYALRVELFDDEVERLSLFDPLTGAIQHRVPRFTVYPKTHYVTPRERILEAMENIKVELADRRKVLLENHKLLEEQRVTQRTQFDLEMMNELGYCSGIENYSRYLSGRAPGEPPPTLFDYLPADGLLVVDESHATIPQIGAMYKGDRSRKETLVEYGFRLPSALDNRPMRFEEFEALAPQTIYVSATPGNYELDKSGQEVIEQVVRPTGLLDPLIEVRPVATQVDDLLSEIRIRVQKQERVLVTTLTKRMAEDLTEYLEEHGERVRYLHSDIDTVERVEIIRDLRLGEFDVLVGINLLREGLDMPEVSLVAILDADKEGFLRSERSLIQTIGRAARNLNGKAILYGDRITNSMAKAIAETERRRAKQMAFNEAHGITPKGLNKKVGDILQIGHKVGGKGKGRGKESIKDESLLNIQSMSTKELEQRISQLETQMYKHAQDLEFEAAARVRDELQTLRNQFIANS; from the coding sequence ATGAGCAAGGATTTTAAACTGTATTCTGATTTTCAGCCGGGGGGCGATCAGCCTGAGGCGATTCGTAAATTAAGAGAAGGATTAGAAGATGGTCTTGCTCATCAAACCTTGTTAGGGGTTACGGGGTCAGGTAAAACTTTTACAATTGCGAATGTTATCGCTCAAGAAAATCGCCCTACGATGTTGATGGCGCATAACAAAACTTTAGCTGCGCAACTCTACAGCGAAATGAAAGCCTTCTTTCCTGAGAACGCAGTGGAGTATTTCGTTTCTTACTATGATTATTATCAGCCTGAAGCGTATGTCCCCAGCTCAGATACCTTTATTGAGAAAGATGCTTCGGTAAACGAACATATCGAACAGATGCGTTTGTCTGCAACCAAAGCCTTACTTGAGCGCCGTGATGTGATTGTAGTGGCATCCGTCTCTGCAATTTATGGGCTGGGGGATCCTGACAGCTATTTGAAAATGATGCTGCACTTGACTGACGGCATGATTATTGACCAGCGCTCTATTTTACGCCGCCTCGCAGACTTGCAATATAGCCGTAATGACCAAGCGTTTACGCGAGGAACTTTCCGCGTTCGTGGTGAAGTCATTGATATTTTCCCTGCTGAATCCGATGAGTATGCACTGAGAGTCGAGCTTTTCGATGATGAAGTGGAGCGATTATCGCTGTTTGATCCGTTAACCGGGGCGATTCAGCATCGGGTGCCGCGCTTTACCGTCTACCCGAAAACTCACTACGTGACGCCAAGAGAACGAATTCTTGAGGCGATGGAAAATATCAAAGTCGAGTTAGCCGATAGACGCAAAGTGCTGTTAGAGAATCATAAGCTACTGGAAGAGCAGCGAGTCACTCAGCGCACCCAATTTGATTTGGAAATGATGAACGAGCTGGGCTACTGCTCAGGCATTGAAAACTATTCACGTTATCTCTCTGGGCGGGCCCCGGGCGAGCCACCACCAACATTATTCGATTACCTACCTGCGGATGGATTGTTGGTTGTGGATGAATCACACGCGACAATCCCGCAAATTGGCGCGATGTATAAAGGTGACCGTTCCCGCAAAGAAACTCTTGTAGAGTATGGTTTTCGACTGCCTTCTGCCCTCGATAACCGTCCAATGCGGTTTGAAGAGTTTGAAGCCTTAGCACCTCAAACTATCTATGTCTCTGCGACACCAGGTAATTACGAGCTGGATAAGTCGGGACAGGAAGTGATTGAGCAGGTAGTTAGACCGACAGGGCTGCTTGATCCGCTAATTGAAGTTCGTCCGGTGGCAACGCAGGTGGATGACTTGCTATCTGAAATTCGTATTCGCGTTCAGAAACAGGAGCGCGTGTTGGTCACCACCTTAACCAAACGTATGGCGGAAGACCTCACCGAATATTTAGAAGAGCATGGGGAGCGTGTTCGCTATCTACACTCAGATATCGACACGGTAGAACGAGTTGAAATCATTCGTGATTTGCGCCTTGGTGAATTTGATGTACTAGTTGGGATCAACTTATTGCGAGAAGGTTTGGATATGCCAGAAGTTTCGCTGGTGGCTATTCTTGATGCTGATAAGGAAGGTTTCTTACGTTCAGAACGTTCATTGATCCAAACTATTGGCCGTGCGGCGCGTAACTTGAACGGTAAAGCAATTTTATACGGTGACCGGATCACTAACTCCATGGCGAAAGCGATCGCAGAAACCGAACGACGCCGAGCCAAACAGATGGCGTTTAACGAGGCCCATGGCATCACGCCTAAAGGCTTGAATAAGAAAGTAGGGGATATCCTCCAGATTGGTCACAAAGTGGGTGGCAAAGGGAAAGGGCGTGGCAAAGAGAGTATCAAAGATGAATCTCTACTTAATATTCAATCCATGTCAACGAAAGAGCTGGAGCAGCGTATTTCTCAATTGGAAACGCAGATGTATAAACATGCTCAAGATTTGGAATTTGAGGCCGCTGCAAGGGTTCGAGATGAGTTACAAACATTACGAAACCAATTTATCGCCAATTCGTAA
- the bioB gene encoding biotin synthase BioB: MSQLKQWTIKQANELFSMPFFELLFQAQQVHRQHFDPQQVQVSTLLSIKTGACPEDCKYCAQSARYKTGLETERLMEVQQVVESAKKAKNAGSTRFCMGAAWRNPKERDMPYLEMMVKEVKALGMETCMTLGMIDDSQAGRLADAGLDYYNHNLDTSPEYYGNIITTRTYQDRLDTLDNVRNAGIKVCSGGILGLGEKVSDRAALLVQLANLPKPPESVPINMLMKVEGTPMADNDDVDPFDFIRTIAVARIMMPSSYVRLSAGREHMNEQTQALCFMAGANSVFYGCKLLTTPNPDENKDIALFKKLNINPERIEMEDGEDLQAAKLAKTLLTADNAQFYNAAV, from the coding sequence GTGAGCCAACTAAAACAGTGGACAATAAAACAAGCTAACGAACTGTTTTCAATGCCGTTTTTCGAATTACTATTTCAAGCACAGCAAGTACATCGCCAACATTTTGACCCGCAACAAGTGCAAGTGAGCACGTTGCTGTCTATCAAAACAGGGGCATGTCCTGAAGATTGTAAGTATTGCGCTCAGAGTGCGCGGTATAAAACGGGCTTAGAAACTGAGCGCTTGATGGAAGTCCAGCAAGTGGTTGAATCGGCGAAAAAAGCGAAAAATGCCGGTTCTACGCGTTTTTGTATGGGGGCTGCATGGCGTAACCCGAAAGAGCGTGATATGCCTTACCTTGAAATGATGGTTAAGGAAGTGAAAGCGTTAGGCATGGAAACGTGCATGACGCTGGGAATGATTGATGATTCACAAGCAGGTCGCTTAGCGGATGCGGGTTTGGATTACTATAACCATAACCTTGATACCTCACCGGAATATTACGGCAATATTATCACCACGCGAACTTACCAAGACCGTTTAGATACGCTGGATAACGTGCGTAATGCGGGAATTAAAGTTTGCTCTGGTGGGATTTTGGGCCTAGGTGAAAAAGTCAGTGACCGAGCCGCATTATTGGTGCAGCTGGCGAACTTGCCAAAACCACCGGAGAGTGTGCCGATCAATATGTTGATGAAGGTTGAAGGCACACCAATGGCTGATAATGACGATGTCGATCCTTTTGATTTTATTCGTACCATTGCGGTGGCGCGTATCATGATGCCAAGCTCCTATGTGCGTTTATCAGCAGGGCGTGAGCATATGAACGAGCAAACTCAGGCGCTGTGCTTCATGGCGGGTGCGAACTCTGTTTTCTATGGCTGCAAACTGTTAACCACGCCAAACCCTGACGAAAACAAAGATATTGCGCTGTTTAAAAAGCTAAATATCAACCCTGAGCGCATCGAAATGGAAGACGGGGAAGACCTGCAAGCAGCGAAATTAGCAAAAACTCTGTTAACCGCAGACAATGCGCAATTCTATAATGCGGCAGTCTGA
- a CDS encoding ABC transporter substrate-binding protein, producing MQVCFFIIWLSGVGNSYAKNDELVIATTFSPEATQAIVTNWNAREDAIPIRTINRTSASLERLLDTYALENVDLILTSSPMLMHHLQQHNRLSALPDIPEYSQRLIPESLKGSVAAVAFSGYGILTNRKWMEQNKLPIPKTWDDLTNSQYQGSLLISSPSRSDTYHLMIESLLQQRGWEDGWRILLGMSGNLATVSSRSFGVADKIKVGLGGAAPIIDNYANVLLADPELEFHYLPDSATSPTFIAITRHSLAPEKARKLIDFLLSEQGQKVFADSSTGKYPVTPLEDDNPRKAQQNQLLDSPKPLDVHLVLQRQRLVQQLFDAAITFRLTESKDAWRAVYMAEAKLKHSLPEVRALLTAMPVNAKESEDPAYYSRFEDNRKAEEEYMRWQHFFQEQQRQAISVLEAIK from the coding sequence ATGCAGGTCTGTTTTTTTATTATCTGGTTAAGCGGTGTGGGAAATAGCTATGCGAAAAATGATGAATTAGTAATAGCGACAACATTTTCACCCGAAGCGACACAAGCGATTGTCACAAATTGGAATGCGCGAGAGGATGCTATACCTATTCGCACGATAAACCGAACCAGTGCGTCATTAGAGCGTTTGTTAGATACCTATGCTTTGGAAAATGTGGATCTGATACTGACCTCCTCACCGATGCTGATGCACCATTTACAGCAGCATAATCGGTTGAGTGCATTGCCGGATATTCCTGAGTATTCCCAGCGCTTAATTCCTGAATCTTTAAAAGGTTCTGTTGCTGCGGTGGCATTTTCTGGATATGGCATTTTGACTAACCGAAAATGGATGGAGCAAAACAAATTGCCCATTCCCAAGACATGGGATGACCTGACAAATAGCCAATATCAAGGCTCATTACTGATAAGCAGTCCATCTCGCTCTGATACTTATCATTTAATGATAGAGTCGCTATTACAGCAGCGAGGGTGGGAAGATGGATGGCGTATTTTACTGGGAATGTCGGGGAATTTAGCCACTGTTTCATCCCGCAGTTTTGGCGTTGCCGATAAAATCAAAGTGGGGCTTGGCGGGGCTGCACCGATTATTGATAACTACGCAAATGTGCTATTAGCCGACCCTGAACTCGAGTTTCATTATCTGCCTGATTCAGCCACATCACCGACGTTTATTGCGATCACTCGCCACAGTTTAGCGCCAGAAAAAGCACGAAAACTGATTGATTTTTTACTCAGTGAACAAGGGCAAAAAGTGTTTGCAGACAGCAGCACAGGAAAATACCCAGTTACTCCTCTTGAGGATGATAACCCTCGAAAAGCGCAGCAAAATCAACTGTTAGATTCACCTAAACCCCTGGATGTTCATTTGGTATTACAGCGTCAGCGGTTAGTTCAGCAACTGTTTGATGCGGCTATTACATTTCGTTTAACGGAATCGAAAGATGCTTGGCGCGCGGTGTATATGGCGGAAGCGAAGTTAAAGCATTCTTTACCCGAGGTTCGAGCGTTACTGACGGCGATGCCAGTCAATGCGAAAGAAAGTGAGGATCCCGCTTACTATTCGCGCTTTGAAGATAATCGCAAAGCGGAAGAGGAATATATGCGCTGGCAGCATTTCTTTCAGGAGCAGCAACGCCAAGCCATCAGTGTATTGGAAGCGATTAAATGA
- the bioC gene encoding malonyl-ACP O-methyltransferase BioC has product MSLSLCHDEASLSRNTREKAKIASAFGRAASRYDSLASYQQNSGKQLLSLLESHGAIETPMFSQQVLDAGCGTGFFSQIIKQRGAYVTALDLSAGMLDVARNKQAAHRYVCGDMDTLPFEDASFDWVFSNLAIQWCDDLSHALSELYRVTKPGGIIGFTTLAEHSLGELSEAWKVLDDSPHVNRFLTYSNIVKSCQAWRSQLYQQADTLYFSNLIELLNSVKGIGATHLTAGRQAGLMTRQRLQQLSSVYPNTEKGLPLTYQTVFGMIYRD; this is encoded by the coding sequence ATGAGTTTGTCTTTGTGTCATGATGAGGCGAGTTTATCGCGAAATACTCGAGAAAAAGCCAAGATAGCTTCGGCATTTGGGCGTGCAGCTTCCCGTTATGATTCTCTAGCTAGCTATCAACAAAATAGCGGTAAGCAGCTGCTTAGCTTGTTAGAAAGCCACGGGGCAATAGAGACGCCTATGTTTTCTCAACAGGTATTAGATGCAGGCTGTGGGACAGGATTTTTTAGCCAAATTATCAAACAGCGTGGTGCATATGTCACGGCGCTTGACCTCTCTGCGGGTATGCTGGATGTCGCGCGAAATAAGCAAGCAGCGCATCGTTATGTGTGTGGGGATATGGACACGCTTCCTTTTGAGGATGCCAGTTTTGATTGGGTATTTTCGAATTTGGCCATTCAGTGGTGTGATGATTTATCTCATGCTCTAAGCGAATTATACCGCGTGACGAAGCCAGGAGGAATTATCGGTTTTACCACGTTAGCTGAGCATTCCCTTGGTGAGCTTTCAGAGGCTTGGAAAGTGTTGGATGATTCCCCTCATGTGAACCGGTTTCTGACGTATTCAAATATTGTTAAGAGCTGTCAGGCATGGCGTAGCCAACTTTATCAACAAGCGGATACGCTCTATTTTTCGAACCTCATTGAATTGCTTAATTCGGTGAAGGGGATCGGCGCAACTCACTTAACTGCGGGTCGCCAAGCGGGGCTGATGACACGTCAGCGTTTGCAGCAACTCAGCTCAGTATACCCAAATACCGAGAAAGGGCTGCCATTAACCTATCAAACTGTATTTGGAATGATTTATCGTGACTAA
- a CDS encoding Rpn family recombination-promoting nuclease/putative transposase, translating to MATQSIVAPHDSTFKGFMSKVDNARDFFEVHLPHRIKHLCNFDTLKLASASFVDKTLRSRFSDMLYSVQTLKGKGYFYFLVEHQSSPDKLMGWRLMHYAFCAMNQHLQQGHQTLPLVVPILFYHGNQSPYPYSQSWTDCFEWPDLARSLYCNPLPLVDVTVASDDEIVNHRKVAAMELVLKHASLQGDVFGLSERLVQVLNNNQNHQDDVILVINYLFSVMDTPAYTHIVKRLVERTEEHQETVMNIAQRLRNEGREEARQEEQEKARQRTYAQVLTSLSLGLNIDVISQITGLSPTEIEAMH from the coding sequence ATGGCGACCCAATCAATTGTAGCTCCTCATGATTCAACCTTTAAAGGCTTTATGAGCAAAGTGGATAATGCGCGGGATTTTTTTGAAGTCCATCTTCCTCATCGCATTAAGCACCTCTGCAATTTTGATACCTTGAAGTTAGCCAGCGCTTCATTTGTGGATAAAACGCTGCGCTCTCGTTTTTCGGACATGCTCTATTCCGTGCAAACGCTCAAGGGTAAAGGGTATTTTTACTTTTTAGTGGAGCACCAATCTTCCCCCGATAAGCTGATGGGCTGGCGGTTGATGCATTATGCATTTTGCGCGATGAATCAACATTTGCAGCAAGGGCACCAAACTCTGCCGTTGGTGGTTCCCATCTTGTTTTATCATGGGAATCAATCCCCTTATCCCTATTCCCAATCATGGACGGATTGCTTTGAGTGGCCTGATTTAGCTCGTAGTTTGTATTGCAATCCACTGCCGCTTGTGGATGTGACAGTGGCAAGTGACGACGAAATTGTGAATCACCGAAAAGTTGCTGCGATGGAGTTAGTTTTAAAGCATGCATCTCTACAGGGTGACGTATTCGGATTATCGGAACGATTAGTTCAGGTACTCAACAATAATCAAAATCATCAAGATGATGTTATTTTGGTTATTAATTACCTCTTTAGCGTTATGGACACACCTGCTTATACCCATATAGTAAAAAGGTTGGTTGAGCGAACAGAAGAGCATCAGGAGACCGTGATGAATATTGCACAGCGATTGAGAAATGAAGGAAGAGAAGAAGCTCGACAAGAAGAGCAGGAGAAGGCCAGACAACGTACTTATGCCCAAGTTTTGACCAGTTTAAGTTTAGGTTTAAACATTGATGTTATTAGTCAAATTACAGGCTTATCCCCGACAGAAATCGAAGCAATGCATTAA